In Bradyrhizobium paxllaeri, the genomic stretch CCTTGCCGAGCCCGGTGGCCTCCGTGATCAGCGTCAGCGAGGCCCCTTCATAGCCGTGGGCGCGAAACACCTCGCCGAGCGCGCGCAGCACCTCTCCGCGCTCGACGCCCCTCTTCAACATCTGGTCATAGCGGGTTTTCGCTCAGTCCCGCGACATCGGCCGGCCGCGGGCCCGGGGCCGGCCAGTGGAAGCGGCGCTCGCTCTCCTTGATCGCGATATCGTTGATGCTGGCCTCGCGCCGCCGCATCAGGCCGTGCTCGTCGAATTCCCATTGCTCATTGCCGTAGGAGCGGTGCCACTGCCCGGCATCGTCGTGCCATTCGTACTGGAAGCGCACGGCGATGCGGTTCTGGTCGAACGCCCAGAGATCCTTGATCAGGCGATAGTCATGCTCCTTGGCCCATTTGCGGGTGAGGAATGCGACGATCGCCTCGCGGCCTTCAAAGAATTCGGAGCGGTTACGCCAGCGGCTGTCCTCGGTATAGGCCAGCGACACCCGCACGGGATCGCGTGAATTCCAGGCGTCCTCGGCCATGCGCGCCTTTTGCGCGGCGGTTTCGCGGGTGAAGGGCGGCAGCGGCGGACGCGACATGAGGTTTCTCCGGAGTGGCGATGCGGAGAGATTGTACCGATCGGTACAGAGAGTCAACCGGGAGAATTATTCCGCCACATCGGCCTTCATCAGCAGCCGCAGCGATTTCGGGATCGGCTTTGCGCGCCCCTCGCTGATGAAGGCAACGCGCACCTCGGCCTTGACCAGCACCTCGTCGCCGCGCTTCACCTCCTGCGCCAGCGTGATGGAAGCGCCCTTCACCGCGACCGGCCATGTCACCACGTCGAGCACGTCGTCCATCCGCGCCGGCCGCAGAAAATCGAGCTCCATCGAGCGCACCACGAAGGCAAAGCCCGGCGTCTCCATCTCGGCCTGCTCGAACAGTGCGTGCTGCGAGGCGCCCATCAGCCGCAGATGATTGGTGCGCCCGCGCTCCATGAAGCGCAGATAATTGGCGTGATAGACGATACCGGAGAAATCGGTGTCCTCGTAATAGACACGGACCTGCATGTGATGGCGGCCGTCGCGGATCTCGCCGTCGAGAATGGGTGATGTCACTTGCGGTTCCTGATCGCGCTGGAAACCCCTGCTTTGCGCAAATCGGAGCCGCGCGCAAGCGCTGGCGCCTTACGCCACCGCCGGCCTTGCTGTGCCGAGCGTCACCAGCACGATTTCCGGTGGCACGCCGAGGCGGAACGGCATGATGCTGCAGCCGAGGCCGCCGGAGACGACGACGTCGCAGTTCATCTTGATGTGGCCATAGGCGAGCTGCTGTCCGGACGGCGAGATCGGCGACCAGCCGAGCACCCGCACCTGGCCGCCATGGGTATGGCCGGAGAGCTGCAGCGCGACGCGTGAGGGTACGCGCCGGGCGATGTCGGGCTCGTGCGCCATCAGAACCACGGGCGCATCGTCGGTGATCTTCGCCAGCGTCGCGCCGAGATCGTCGACACCGATGCGCCTGAGCGGCCGGAAGCGGCGCGCCGGCATGTAGGCGAGCTGGTCGCCGAGGCCGGCCAGCCAGAACGCGTGACCATTCTTGCTGAGCTTCTTCGCGTCGTTTTCGTAAACGGGAATGCCGACGTTCTCCAGCGCGCGGCCCGCAGACGGCAGCCCCTGCCCTTCGCGCTGCACGGTCTTGTCTTCCCACCAGTCGTGATTGCCGAGCACCGCATGCACGCCGAGCGGCGCCTTCAGGCCACCCAGCACACCCGCCCATTCGGCATCGGGGATGATGCGCGTCACCTTGCGATGTCCGGTCACGTAGTCGCCGAGCATGACGACCATGTCAGGTTTGAGCGCATTGGTGCGTTCGACGATCTCCTTGATATGATCAAGCGACATCCATGGATCGCAGGCGTGGAGGTCGGCGATGGCCGCGATCTTGAGCTTGAGTCCGGCCGGCCATTGCGGCGGCGAGATGTTGTACCTGGTGACGCGAAGCCGGACGATCGGCGCGCTGAATCCGTAAGCGGTGGTGGAGACGCTCAGCGCGCCCAATCCACCCATGCCCTTTAGAAAATGACGGCGTGTTAACATGTGATCCATTCGTGATGCACCGCCAACATGGTGGCGGATTGAGCCCGAATTGGGGTCCGTTTGTGCAGAACGTCAGCAGAGCTCCAGCAGCTTCTCACCAGCGGTTCTGCCCGACCAGGGCATCCAGCCGTGCCTTCAATTCATCCGGCGCCCGGCAATACCAGACGCCACCGAGCAGATCGTGAAAACGCTTGTTGACGGAAGCTTCGCGCTCGATACGGTCGATGGTCTCCATGCTGATGACGTCCTCGAGCGGGCCAGCGGCGAGCAGCGACAGCAGCACCGGATTGGTCTCGATCTTAAGGATCTCGACGATGAGGTCTATCGCCTGATCGGGGTACTCCTCCCGCAGATCGCGCTCATAGTCCATCATCGCGAAGAAGTTGTCGTCGCGGTCGCGCTCGGATTTCGAATACTGCTCGACCCAGGCGCGCGCCAGCTCGGCCACCGACATCGCCTCGCAATCGAGCGGACGTTTTGGCGTGCGGCGCGCGCGATCGTCGGCGCGCCAGCCCTTGCTGTCGGCAATCGCCTCGATGCGGCGCTTGAACGGTTCATCGGGTCCGAAGTGAATTCCGCCCAGCAGCCAGCGTAGCGCAGCATTCTGCTTCGCCTCCACTTCGATCCGCTCGATCACGGCGACGCCATGCGCATAGAGCAGCGACTGCATGAACTTGTCGTTGAGCTGCATGACGGTCGGCTTGTCTTTCTCGGATCGCAGCACTTCGAGCGCGAGGTCGAACGCGCGGTCCGGCCGCTTGTGTGGCAGATGGTCGAAATAGAGGATCGCCGCCCAGGCGGCACCGGTCTGGTCGCGACGGCTCAGGCGCTGCAGTGCGCCCCACATCGAGGCCAGTTCCGGTATCGGCACGGCATCGAGGAAGGCCTCGGTATCATCAGGCGTCGCCAGTTCCGGCGCCGCCGTGATCAGGGCCATCATGTCAGCGTCTTCGGTCGAACCCATCGGTATCCGCACTCCACGGCAAGCCAGCCGGGCGCTCAAGCGCCGGCTGCTTTGCCCTTAGTGCATCGCCGGAATGATCGGGTTCGAAGCGTTCAATCGTCGCTGTCGCCGTTGCCGAACAGGCCGAACTGCGCCGGGTCGCGCGCGGGTTCCGCGAGGCCGAGATGGCGGAAGGCGTGCGAGGTGAGCAGCCGGCCGCGCGGGGTGCGCTGCAGGTAACCGCACTGGATCAGGTACGGCTCGATGATGTCCTCGATGGCGTCGCGCGGCTCCGACAGTGCCGCTGCCATGGTTTCGACGCCGACCGGGCCGCCGCCGTAGTTCATGGCGATCGTCGTGAGATAGCGGCGGTCCATGGCGTCGAGGCCGGCGGCATCGACTTCGAGCGCACTCAGCGCGTGGTCGGCGATGGCGCGGTCGACGGAGCTGGCATCGGCCGCGGAAGCAAAGTCGCGTACGCGGCGCAGGAGGCGGCCGGCGATACGCGGCGTGCCGCGGGCGCGGCGCGCGATCTCGTTGGCACCATCAGGAGTCATGCCGATGTTGAGCACGCGGGCGCCGCGGCTGACGATCTTCTCCAGCTCTTCCTCGGTGTAGAAATTCAGGCGGATCGGAATGCCGAAACGGTCGCGCAGCGGGTTGGTCAACAGCCCCGCTCGCGTGGTGGCGCCGACGAGCGTGAACTTTGCCAGATCGATCTTCACCGAACGGGCCGCAGGTCCCTCGCCGATGATAAGGTCGAGCTGAAAATCCTCCATCGCGGGATAAAGCACTTCCTCGACCGCCGGGCTGAGGCGATGGATCTCATCGATGAAGAGCACGTCGCGCTCTTCGAGATTGGTGAGCAGCGCCGCGAGGTCTCCGGCCTTCGCAATGACCGGGCCTGACGTGGCACGGAAGCCGACGCCGAGTTCGCGAGCCACGATCTGCGCCAGCGTGGTCTTGCCGAGACCGGGCGGTCCGACGAACAGCACGTGATCCAGCGCCTCGCCTCGCTTGCGCGCCGCCTCGATGAAGATCGAGAGGTTCTTGCGCGCCTGTGCCTGGCCGACGAATTCGGCGAGCAGTTGCGGACGCAGCGCGGTGTCGCCGACATCGTCGGAGCGGCGCTCGGGCGTGACGATGCGGGAAGGGGTGTTCACTCGTTGCCCCTGCGGTACTTGTTGGGCAGAAGCTCGTCGATGGTGACGACCTTCGGCTCGCGGCCACTGTCGGGAACGATGACCTGCGCCTTGGTGTCGTAGTCGTGGATCAGCTCGCGACAGATGCCGCATGGCGATACCACGGCGATCTTGCCGGGCTCGTCCGGTTTGGGATGACGCACAGCGACGATGGTCTCGATGCCGTGATCGCCGGTTTCGGTGATGGCGCGGCCGATAGCGATCGCCTCCGCGCAGACAGCGATCCGGCCGATATAGGCGTCGATATTGACGCCGGTGACGATGCGGCCGTCGCGGGTGCGCAGCGCCGCGCCGACCTCCTGCCAGTCATTGCGATAACGCCGGCTGATCGCATCAGTCGCGGCGGCGATCAGTTCCTTGTCCTTTTCGCTCAACATGGCGGAAACGCATTCCTTCGTCGGTCAGTGGCGAACATGTAGGGTAGGCAAAGGCGCGCTTCGCGCCGTGCCCACCATCCGGATAATACATTAAATGGTGGGCACGCTTCGCTTTGCCCACCCTACGGCCTCAACACTCATTTCGCCAATTCCTTCAGACCCAGCCGGATTAGCTGCGCGGTCTCGGCATTTTCGCCCGCGCTGCGCGCAGCGGATGCAATCGCGGCCGCCGCCTGCGGCTGGCCGTAGCCGAGATTGACCAGCGCCGAGATCGCATCAGTAACCGGGCGCGGTGCGCGGTGATCGTCGACCGCGCCGGCAAGATGCACCACGGCTGGATCGACATTTGCAAAGGCGGGCGCCTTGTCCTTCAACTCGGAGACAATGCGCTCGGCGACTTTCGGGCCGACGCCCGGCGTGCGCGACACCGCTGCCTTGTCGCGCAGCGCAATCGCGTTGGCGAGTTCGGCCGGCGGCAAGGTGCCGAGCACCGCAAGCGCGACCTTGGCGCCGACGCCCTGCACGGTCTGCAGCAGGCGAAACCATTCGCGCTCGGTATCGGTGCGGAAGCCGAACAGCTTGATCTGGTCCTCGCGCACATAGGTCTCGATCGACAGCACCGCGGTCTCGCCGGGTGACGGAAGCGCCTGCAGCGTGCGTGAAGAGCAATGCACCTGATAGCCGACGCCGCCGACGTCGAGGATGACAAAATCCTCGCCGTAGGAATCGATCAGGCCCTTGAGTTTACCGATCATCTTGGAAACCCGGATTCGACGTGCACACCAAGTTCGTCATGGCCGGGCAAAAGCGCGAAGCGCGTCTTCGCGCAGATGTCCCGGCCATCCACGTCTTGGACCCTGGCGAGAAAAGACGTGGATGCCCGGCACAAGGCCGGGCATGACGGCTCGGATAGATATCGACCGATCATAGGCTCGCCACCTTCATCCGCAGCGCGGCACCCTGGCGGTGATGCGCGTGCGTGATCGCAATCGCCAGCGCGTCCGCTGCGTCGGCGGATTTTGGCTCGGCTTTCGGCAGCAGGATTTTCAGCATCACGGCGACCTGGTTCTTGTCGGCATGTCCCGCGCCGACCACGGTTTTCTTCACCTGGTTGGGCGCATATTCCGCAACAGCAATACCGAACATCGCGGGCGCGAGCATGGCGACGCCGCGCGCCTGGCCGAGTTTCAGCGTGGCGACGCCGTCCTTGTTCACAAAAGTCTGTTCGACGGCGGCCTCGGCGGGACGGAAATCGCCGAGGACTGTGGCCAGCCCCTCATGGATCGCGAGCAGGCGGCTGGCCAGCGGCAGATCGTCCGGCGGCTCGACCGAGCCGCAGCCGATGAAGACGAGGCGGTTGCCCTCGGTCTCGATCACGCCCCAGCCGGTGCGGCGCAGGCCAGGGTCGATGCCGATGATCCGGACGGGTTGGCGAATCGGTGGGGGTGTCATGGCGTAGTGATAACGCCAGACCCGGGTGAACGAAACATAAAGAGAACGGAAATCCCCTGCCCTGGAGCTTGCTTGTCACTCCGCACGTCATCCCCGCATAGGCGGGGATCCAGTACGCCGCGGCCTCTCGGCTCAATCACCACGGCCTCTGGAATACTGGATCGCCCGGTCGAGCCGGGCGACGACAGCGGAAGCATGAGGCAGACGATGGCGCGTTCGTCCCTACCCGCCCATCTTGGCGACGAGAGCGTCGGAGACCTCGAAATTGGCGTAGACGTTCTGAACGTCGTCGTGCTCGTTCAACAGGTCCATCAGCTTCAACAGCTTCTCGCCGGTCTCATCGTCGACGGCGACCGTGTTCTGCGGCTTCCAGGTCAGGGCCGCCTTGCGGGCTTCGCCGAACTTCCCTTCCAGCGCTTTTGCCACGTCGCGAAAGGTTTCCTGCGAGGCGTAGATCTCGTGGCCGCCTTCACTGGACGCGACGTCGTCGGCGCCGGCTTCGATCGCGGCTTCCAGCATGGCGTCGTCGGAGGCAACGCTCGCGTCATACTCGATGATGCCGGTGCGGTCGAACATGAAGGCGACCGAGCCGGTTTCGCCGAGATTGCCGCCGGACTTGGTGAAGAACGAGCGGATGTCGGAAGCGGCGCGGTTGCGGTTATCGGTCAGCGCCTCGACGATCACGGCGACACCGCCGGGGCCGTAGCCCTCGTAGCGGATTTCGTCATAGTTCTCGCTTTCGCCGCCGGTCGCCTTCTTGATGGCGCGCTCGATATTGTCCTTCGGCATGTTCTCCTGGCGCGCCGCGATCACGGCCGCGCGCAGCCGGGGATTCATGGCCGGGTCCGGGGTCCCAAGCTTGGCCGCGACCGTGATTTCGCGCGCCAGCTTGCCGAACAGTTTTGACTTCTGGGCATCCTGCCGGCCCTTGCGGTGCATGATGTTCTTGAATTGGGAATGGCCGGCCATGCGAGGTCTCTTGGATTCGTCCGGAGGGATGCTGGGGTTGAAGCGCGGCCTTATAGGCCCAGAATCGGCCGAAATCAAAGATTTGCGGCCCCCTCGGGTATGTAAGTACTGCCGTGCGACGAAATATCAGGCAGTTGTTAACCATGACTTCATGCTCGGATGAGAGGATTTCGTGACTGCCCTCAACCTTTAAGAGACGTCATGGCCTTCGGATTGTTCAAAAAGCAGGCGCCGGGACCGGTCGGACCTGCTGTCCAGCCCAAGGCCCAGACGAAGGCCCAGACGACCACCCCGGCAGAAATCGCTTCCGGCGATGGCGATTCGGCCAAAGCGATCCTCGAACTTCTGGAGCTCGAACTCGGCGCGATGATCCGCCAGCTCGAGCGTGCGGCCAATTCGGTGGCCGGCGGCGCCGAGGCGACGGCTGCGACCCTCTCCACCATCCGCCAGCGCACCGACGCCCTGACCAACCGCACCAGCGCCGCACAGGGCACCGCGACGACCTTCTCGCACGCCGCCGACAAGTTCACCCAGTCGGCGCAGGGAATCGGCTCCCAAGTGCGCGACGCCGGCAAGCTCGCCGACCAGGCGAGCGAGGCCGCCCGCGAAGCCAGCATCAATGTCGATCGCCTCAG encodes the following:
- the ruvA gene encoding Holliday junction branch migration protein RuvA; the protein is MIGKLKGLIDSYGEDFVILDVGGVGYQVHCSSRTLQALPSPGETAVLSIETYVREDQIKLFGFRTDTEREWFRLLQTVQGVGAKVALAVLGTLPPAELANAIALRDKAAVSRTPGVGPKVAERIVSELKDKAPAFANVDPAVVHLAGAVDDHRAPRPVTDAISALVNLGYGQPQAAAAIASAARSAGENAETAQLIRLGLKELAK
- a CDS encoding metallophosphoesterase — its product is MLTRRHFLKGMGGLGALSVSTTAYGFSAPIVRLRVTRYNISPPQWPAGLKLKIAAIADLHACDPWMSLDHIKEIVERTNALKPDMVVMLGDYVTGHRKVTRIIPDAEWAGVLGGLKAPLGVHAVLGNHDWWEDKTVQREGQGLPSAGRALENVGIPVYENDAKKLSKNGHAFWLAGLGDQLAYMPARRFRPLRRIGVDDLGATLAKITDDAPVVLMAHEPDIARRVPSRVALQLSGHTHGGQVRVLGWSPISPSGQQLAYGHIKMNCDVVVSGGLGCSIMPFRLGVPPEIVLVTLGTARPAVA
- a CDS encoding DUF1348 family protein — its product is MSRPPLPPFTRETAAQKARMAEDAWNSRDPVRVSLAYTEDSRWRNRSEFFEGREAIVAFLTRKWAKEHDYRLIKDLWAFDQNRIAVRFQYEWHDDAGQWHRSYGNEQWEFDEHGLMRRREASINDIAIKESERRFHWPAPGPRPADVAGLSENPL
- the ruvC gene encoding crossover junction endodeoxyribonuclease RuvC, yielding MTPPPIRQPVRIIGIDPGLRRTGWGVIETEGNRLVFIGCGSVEPPDDLPLASRLLAIHEGLATVLGDFRPAEAAVEQTFVNKDGVATLKLGQARGVAMLAPAMFGIAVAEYAPNQVKKTVVGAGHADKNQVAVMLKILLPKAEPKSADAADALAIAITHAHHRQGAALRMKVASL
- a CDS encoding YebC/PmpR family DNA-binding transcriptional regulator is translated as MAGHSQFKNIMHRKGRQDAQKSKLFGKLAREITVAAKLGTPDPAMNPRLRAAVIAARQENMPKDNIERAIKKATGGESENYDEIRYEGYGPGGVAVIVEALTDNRNRAASDIRSFFTKSGGNLGETGSVAFMFDRTGIIEYDASVASDDAMLEAAIEAGADDVASSEGGHEIYASQETFRDVAKALEGKFGEARKAALTWKPQNTVAVDDETGEKLLKLMDLLNEHDDVQNVYANFEVSDALVAKMGG
- the ybgC gene encoding tol-pal system-associated acyl-CoA thioesterase, with amino-acid sequence MTSPILDGEIRDGRHHMQVRVYYEDTDFSGIVYHANYLRFMERGRTNHLRLMGASQHALFEQAEMETPGFAFVVRSMELDFLRPARMDDVLDVVTWPVAVKGASITLAQEVKRGDEVLVKAEVRVAFISEGRAKPIPKSLRLLMKADVAE
- the ruvB gene encoding Holliday junction branch migration DNA helicase RuvB, translating into MNTPSRIVTPERRSDDVGDTALRPQLLAEFVGQAQARKNLSIFIEAARKRGEALDHVLFVGPPGLGKTTLAQIVARELGVGFRATSGPVIAKAGDLAALLTNLEERDVLFIDEIHRLSPAVEEVLYPAMEDFQLDLIIGEGPAARSVKIDLAKFTLVGATTRAGLLTNPLRDRFGIPIRLNFYTEEELEKIVSRGARVLNIGMTPDGANEIARRARGTPRIAGRLLRRVRDFASAADASSVDRAIADHALSALEVDAAGLDAMDRRYLTTIAMNYGGGPVGVETMAAALSEPRDAIEDIIEPYLIQCGYLQRTPRGRLLTSHAFRHLGLAEPARDPAQFGLFGNGDSDD
- a CDS encoding cytidine deaminase — translated: MLSEKDKELIAAATDAISRRYRNDWQEVGAALRTRDGRIVTGVNIDAYIGRIAVCAEAIAIGRAITETGDHGIETIVAVRHPKPDEPGKIAVVSPCGICRELIHDYDTKAQVIVPDSGREPKVVTIDELLPNKYRRGNE
- a CDS encoding DUF6869 domain-containing protein — protein: MGSTEDADMMALITAAPELATPDDTEAFLDAVPIPELASMWGALQRLSRRDQTGAAWAAILYFDHLPHKRPDRAFDLALEVLRSEKDKPTVMQLNDKFMQSLLYAHGVAVIERIEVEAKQNAALRWLLGGIHFGPDEPFKRRIEAIADSKGWRADDRARRTPKRPLDCEAMSVAELARAWVEQYSKSERDRDDNFFAMMDYERDLREEYPDQAIDLIVEILKIETNPVLLSLLAAGPLEDVISMETIDRIEREASVNKRFHDLLGGVWYCRAPDELKARLDALVGQNRW